Proteins encoded in a region of the Vitis riparia cultivar Riparia Gloire de Montpellier isolate 1030 chromosome 7, EGFV_Vit.rip_1.0, whole genome shotgun sequence genome:
- the LOC117918170 gene encoding uncharacterized protein LOC117918170 — MEQTFKSDSTLPNTEVPVPIKVGTHHEKLEKFNGDDFKRWQQNMLFYLTTLSLVHVLKKECPKAPEHPTNETFNVIEAWKHLDFLYRNYILNDLVDSLYNVYSSFTTTRGLWETLEKKYKTEDAGTKKFIVSKFLDFKMIDSITVINQVEELQILINKIHVEGMMINEAFQFASIIEKLSPSWKDFKNYLKHKRKEFFMEDLIVRLRIEAYNKKNAKFVGKSFMEAKAHIVEGECSKKRKLLFNN, encoded by the coding sequence ATGGAACAAACATTCAAGTCAGACTCTACCTTACCAAACACTGAAGTTCCAGTTCCTATTAAGGTAGGAACACATCATGAAAAACTAGAGAAATTCAATGGAGATGACTTTAAAAGGTGGCAacaaaatatgttattttatctCACCACCCTCAGCCTTGTTCATGTCCTAAAGAAGGAATGCCCCAAAGCACCAGAACATCCAACAAATGAGACATTCAATGTTATAGAGGCCTGGAAGCATTTAGACTTCTTATACAGAAACTACATTCTCAATGACCTGGTTGACTCCCTTTACAACGTCTACTCTTCATTCACTACAACAAGAGGGTTGTGGGAGACACTTGAGAAGAAGTACAAGACTGAAGATGCTGGAACAAAGAAATTCATTGTTAGTAAGTTTTTAGATTTCAAAATGATTGATTCTATTACTGTTATTAATCAAGTTGAAGAACTTCAAATCCTCATCAATAAAATCCATGTTGAGGGAATGATGATCAATGAAGCATTTCAATTTGCTTCCATCATTGAAAAGTTATCTCCTTCATGGAAGGACTTTAAGAACTATCTGAAACATAAACGCAAGGAATTTTTTATGGAGGATTTGATAGTAAGGCTTAGGATTGAAGCATACAACAAAAAGAATGCTAAATTTGTTGGCAAGTCATTCATGGAAGCCAAGGCCCATATTGTGGAAGGAGAGTGCTCCAAGAAGAGGAAACTTCTCTTCAACAATTGA